The Syntrophobotulus glycolicus DSM 8271 DNA window TCTGCAGAGTGGCAAAGGCAGACAAAATCTCAGGGGAAAGGATATGTAAGCCCGCATTCACGCGGTTGGGGCAATACATGCGGACATCCTCGCTGTGGAGCCATCTTTTTACGCGGCTTTCCTGATCCGTCACAATAATGCCGCTGTCATAAGGATGGCTGTTCGGGTGTGTAAACAGCGTTGCCAATCCTTTCTTATCCCTGTGAAACTGATAAAAGCGGTTGATATCAATATCAAAGATGATATCCCCGTTCAGCAGCAGGAAATCCTCTTTGCATTTATCCCGGAGCCAGTACAGAGCGCCTGCCGTACCCAAAGGCTCTTCCTCCGCCACATAGGAAAGATGAACGCCGAAAGGCTTTCCGGTTGCCGGAGAGCGTTTATCCCCATTGCCGAAGTAAGTCTGAATCGTATGGGACAAATAACCGACGGTCACTGTAATATCCGTAAACCCTTGTTTGTGCAGGCACTCAATCTGATGTTCCAGGACCGGTTTACCCAAAACCGGTATCATGGGTTTGGGTATCCTTGAATGGACGGCGGAAATTCGTGTGCCTCTGCCACCGGCTGTGATGACAACCTTCATATCTGATCCCATCCTATCCTACGAGTAATTCAACAGGCTCATAGTTTTCCGGCATATAATGAATGATCCGTGTTCCTTGATTTTCAAAGCGAAAGGGAACATAGAGCAAGCTCTTTAACGCTTCCTGAACAGCTTTTTTCCTGCCAGGTTCCACATAAAACAAGAAGAAGCCTCCGCCTCCCGCACCGAGCAGTTTTCCGCCTACTGCCCCGGCTTTTATTGCGGCATTGTAAAGCTCGTCAATGGAATCTGTCGAAATCTTACTGGTGAGATTTCTTTTGATTTTCCAGGTATGATCCAAGAGCTCTCCGAAGTCTTTTAAATCTCCGTATTGAGAGGTGAGAATCTTTTCGGCCTCCTTTACAAGGGACAGGATTTCCAGCAGCTGTCTTTTTTTGTCGGTGATCGCCTGTTTTGTTGACACTTGAATATCGCAGGAGAATCTTGAAAAACCGGTAAAGAACAGCAACAAATTGTCATTTAACTGCCGTTTCCTTTCAGGGAGCATAATGAGGGGATTTACCGTGTAGCCATCGGCACTGAAATCGATTCGGTTAAACCCTCCAAAGGCGGCGGCAATCTGGTCCTGCTCGCCCCCGGCCTCCTTGCACAGCACCCGTTCCAGGTAGATCGCATCACTGGCCAATTTCCCCTTATCAGCATATTGGCCCTTTAAGGCAAAAAATGCGTTCAGCAGACCGACGGCAAAAGAGCTGCTTGTACCAAGGCCGGAGCGTGCCGGGAGATCGGCCTCATAAGTCAGCCTCAGCTCATGCAGATCTAAATATTTCATTGCTTCGCGTATGGCCGGATGACGGATCTCATCTGTTGAGGTCACACGCTCGGTAATGGAATAAGACAATTCTGTGGAATAGGCAAAGAATCTTGGCAAATGGCGAACCGTAACATAGCAGTATTTATCAAAGGTGGTTGAGATGACCGAACCTTTGTGCTCCCGATAAAATTCGGGGAAATCTGTTCCGCCTCCAAAAAAGGACATTCTTAGCGGGGTCTGTGTAATAATCATCGCTTCATCTCCTATAAATTACTTGAACAAAGAAAAAAATGAATGTACTATAATTAGGATTATTTTTCGGCCGGAAACGACCCTGCGGAGATATTTTGATGTATCTTCGGAAAATCCGATCGGGCTTGGCATCGCTGTTATAGGCTTATTGCGGGAACAAGCTGGAGCACAGCAGGATAAAAGCGCCCTTCTTGCCGGTAATAAAGATCAAAAATCTGAGCAAGCTCCCTAAATATGTACTCTTGAATAAATGTCTGCGCTACGTTCTCCTGGCAATATTCTGTCAATCTTCTTGAA harbors:
- a CDS encoding kinase, coding for MIITQTPLRMSFFGGGTDFPEFYREHKGSVISTTFDKYCYVTVRHLPRFFAYSTELSYSITERVTSTDEIRHPAIREAMKYLDLHELRLTYEADLPARSGLGTSSSFAVGLLNAFFALKGQYADKGKLASDAIYLERVLCKEAGGEQDQIAAAFGGFNRIDFSADGYTVNPLIMLPERKRQLNDNLLLFFTGFSRFSCDIQVSTKQAITDKKRQLLEILSLVKEAEKILTSQYGDLKDFGELLDHTWKIKRNLTSKISTDSIDELYNAAIKAGAVGGKLLGAGGGGFFLFYVEPGRKKAVQEALKSLLYVPFRFENQGTRIIHYMPENYEPVELLVG